Proteins encoded together in one Triticum dicoccoides isolate Atlit2015 ecotype Zavitan chromosome 7B, WEW_v2.0, whole genome shotgun sequence window:
- the LOC119338438 gene encoding uncharacterized protein LOC119338438 produces the protein MGGCTPPLPRGAADGGSYGRAANGSLSGWSTTLAAGALPMDSGTARNAQASANGGEDRVQGQAAGARVHGMFVRKMQKFAGRKKSGPGRMRRRRDARCLHAQQQEVVCEVLLWMLPSGAGPRCSTPPSPSPSSIGSSARQRLLRWRSTV, from the exons ATGGGAGGCTGCACTCCGCCTCTTCCTCGTGGTGCGGCGGACGGCGGCTCTTACGGTCGTGCGGCCAATGGCAGCCTCAGCGGGTGGTCGACGACACTTGCAGCTGGTGCTCTACCCATGGATTCCGGCACAGCTCGAAATGCTCAG GCCTCGGCCAATGGTGGAGAAGACAGAGTACAGGGACAAGCCGCTGGAGCACGTGTTCATGGGATGTTCGTGCGCAAGATGCAGAAGTTCGCTGGAAGGAAGAAGAGCGGGCCGGGGAGGATGAGGAGAAGGCGGGATGCGAGGTGCTTGCACGCGCAGCAGCAGGAGGTCGTCTGTGAGGTGCTCCTCTGGATGCTCCCTTCCGGCGCTGGGCCTAGGTGTTCAACGCCGCCCTCACCATCCCCTTCTTCCATTGGCTCATCGGCCCGTCAGAG GTTATTGAGGTGGAGGTCAACGGTGTGA